From one Liolophura sinensis isolate JHLJ2023 chromosome 10, CUHK_Ljap_v2, whole genome shotgun sequence genomic stretch:
- the LOC135476898 gene encoding carbonic anhydrase 14-like has product MAFSPVVGPQDWARQYEQCNGIRQSPVHVHSDSVIHNPELGQFFFGGHEDIHRLKARMINSGKAVQVELSGTQYIEDGGLNGRYIAIQFHFHWGSESSRGSEHVLNMRRFPMELHIVHYAQKYGNLSTAIGKSDGLAVLSFLFETTEEENLEFDSLASHLTNISEPGQSVEVDEFCLKTIFPGDLRKFYRYLGSLTTPPCQESVIWTIFSDTVKISKRQMNMFRHLRSAPLSVVSAPSAQEAGQAEFVKDIFLGDNFRPLQELNGREIYSSVDPKLMKLKRPGRFERPAFGSSHQAGPNMFYNTMSTLTAIVLLPLLRL; this is encoded by the exons atggctttctctccggtcgtag GTCCACAAGACTGGGCACGGCAGTATGAACAGTGTAATGGCATCAGACAATCTCCAGTACACGTCCACTCAGACTCCGTCATACACAACCCTGAGCTGGGACAGTTCTTCTTCGGTGGTCATGAAGATATACATCGTCTTAAAGCCCGGATGATAAACAGCGGGAAAGCGG tccaAGTAGAACTTAGTGGTACTCAGTATATTGAAGATGGAGGACTCAATGGTCGCTATATCGCCATCCAGTTCCATTTCCATTGGGGCAGTGAATCGTCACGTGGTTCAGAGCACGTACTGAACATGCGCAGATTCCCCATGGAG CTCCACATTGTCCATTACGCTCAGAAGTATGGTAACTTGAGTACGGCCATCGGGAAATCTGACGGTTTGGCTGTCCTCTCCTTTCTCTTTGAG acAACAGAGGAAGAAAATCTCGAATTTGACAGCCTGGCATCTCATTTAACAAATATCAGTGAGCCAG GTCAGTCAGTTGAGGTGGACGAGTTTTGTCTCAAGACCATTTTTCCTGGGGACTTGAGGAAGTTTTATCGGTATTTGGGCAGTCTGACCACACCCCCTTGTCAGGAGAGCGTCATCTGGACCATATTCTCAGACACCGTCAAGATATCCAAACGTCAG atgaaCATGTTCCGCCACTTGAGAAGTGCCCCTTTGAGCGTTGTCTCTGCTCCTTCCGCTCAAGAAGCTGGCCAGGCCGAGTTTGTGAAGGACATTTTCTTGGGCGATAACTTCCGTCCTCTCCAAGAGCTGAACGGACGAGAGATTTACTCCAGTGTAGATCCTAAGTTGATGAAACTGAAGCGACCAGGACGGTTTGAACGACCAGCCTTTGGATCATCCCACCAAGCTGGCCCAAATATGTTCTACAACACCATGTCTACTTTAACAGCTATTGTCTTACTACCATTGTTACGGTTGTGA